A genomic stretch from Pagrus major chromosome 3, Pma_NU_1.0 includes:
- the tmem200b gene encoding transmembrane protein 200A — translation MKTQKARGVTTTSTSSRGKSRFTLRGRKKNDGVIQGKLRIRSMPGAFLVLGVIVVVIGTALAVAGYWPYRISRSSILGAAEGESISESQTSGWSLGAKGLLSTASFIHSERMKLLGPVIMGVGLFILICANTVLYENRDRETQMLLAQMHNVICSVSAAVPSADLKEIVAANSMAKHYRWLSSLPAAHLNILHLQQLTSSEPLLQTRPTRDLEDSVEGIYQQATLQTEALHHQESEPPPSIHSSHSNSCNSSQTDFNTQSGGEQGLSASFSPQHTPLVKLNNCLVSASSMSTLGVDETDILAPRPKRCNSMSCRTNSYIARTGVHLEEGSHTPGDKGQINWPVVTRREACSQVCVNISGQVVDTVEEPTHRSWPRLDLSSGRQYLKLENKEDSVDKLLDQLEHQCSQWEKSFGSWPFQ, via the coding sequence ATGAAGACCCAGAAAGCCCGAGGTGTTACAACAACTTCAACTTCCAGCCGAGGAAAGTCTCGCTTCACCTTAAGAGGCAGAAAAAAGAATGATGGGGTGATCCAAGGCAAGCTTCGCATCCGCTCCATGCCTGGAGCATTCCTAGTGCTCGGGGTCATTGTGGTGGTTATTGGCACCGCTCTTGCTGTGGCGGGATACTGGCCCTACAGGATATCAAGATCATCCATCCTGGGAGCTGCAGAGGGGGAAAGTATCTCTGAGTCGCAGACTTCTGGCTGGAGTCTGGGAGCTAAGGGCCTCCTATCTACAGCCAGCTTCATCCACAGTGAGCGGATGAAGCTGCTGGGACCTGTCATCATGGGGGTGGGACTCTTCATCCTCATATGTGCCAACACAGTCCTGTATGAGAACAGGGACAGAGAGACTCAGATGTTGCTGGCTCAGATGCATAATGTaatctgctctgtctctgcagctgtgCCCTCAGCGGACCTTAAAGAAATAGTAGCAGCCAACTCAATGGCCAAACACTACCGGTGGTTAAGCAGCTTACCAGCTGCCCATCTCAACATCCTccatctgcagcagctgactAGCTCTGAGCCCCTGCTCCAGACCAGACCCACCAGAGACCTGGAGGACAGCGTTGAGGGCATCTACCAGCAAGCCACTCTTCAGACGGAAGCCCTCCACCACCAGGAGTCAGAGCCTCCACCTTCCATCCACTCCTCCCACTCCAATTCATGTAATTCTAGTCAGACAGACTTTAACACACAGTCTGGTGGTGAGCAAGGGCTCAGTGCCAGCTTTAGTCCACAGCACACCCCACTTGTCAAGCTCAACAACTGCCTGGTGTCTGCCAGCTCCATGTCAACCCTGGGGGTGGATGAGACGGATATCCTAGCTCCCCGGCCTAAGCGCTGCAACAGTATGAGCTGCAGGACTAACTCTTATATAGCCCGAACTGGTGTGCATCTGGAGGAAGGATCCCACACACCTGGAGACAAGGGTCAAATAAATTGGCCGGTAGTGACTAGGAGAGAGGCTTGTTCACAGGTTTGTGTGAACATCTCCGGGCAGGTTGTGGATACTGTGGAAGAGCCAACACACCGAAGCTGGCCTCGGCTAGACCTGAGCAGCGGGAGACAATACCTGAAACTAGAGAACAAAGAAGACTCAGTGGACAAACTGTTGGACCAGTTAGAGCATCAGTGTTCTCAGTGGGAAAAGAGTTTTGGCTCTTGGCCTTTCCAGTGA